Proteins encoded in a region of the Oscarella lobularis chromosome 5, ooOscLobu1.1, whole genome shotgun sequence genome:
- the LOC136187461 gene encoding serine/threonine-protein phosphatase 2A catalytic subunit beta isoform: protein MDDKSMNKDLDQWIEQLYDCKQLTETQVKVLCEKAREILSRESNVQDVKCPVTVCGDVHGQFHDLMELFRIGGRSPDTNYLFMGDYVDRGYYSVETVTLLVALKVRYPHRITILRGNHESRQITQVYGFYDECLRKYGNANVWKFFTDLFDYLPLTALVENQIFSLHGGLSPSIDSLDHIRALDRIQEVPHEGPMCDLLWSDPDDRGGWGISPRGAGYTFGQDISESFNHNNGLTLVSRAHQLVMEGYNWSHERNVVTIFSAPNYCYRCGNQAALMELDDGLKYTFLQFDPAPRRGEPHVTRRTPDYFL from the exons ATGGACGACAAATCGATGAACAAGGATCTCGATCAATGGATAGAACAGCTCTACGACTGCAAGCAACTCACCGAAACTCAAGTGAAGGTCCTTTGCGAAAAGGCACGTGAAATTCTTTCGCGCGAGTCCAACGTCCAAGACGTGAAGTGCCCCGTGACGGTGTGCGGCGACGTTCACGGTCAATTTCACGATCTAATGGAGTTGTTTCGCATCGGCGGCCGTTCGCCGGATACGAATTATCTATTCATGGGCGACTACGTCGATCGCGGCTACTATTCGGTCGAGACCGTCACGCTTCTCGTCGCGCTCAAGGTCCGCTATCCGCACAGGATCACCATTCTTCGCGGCAACCACGAAAGCCGACAGATTACGCAG GTGTACGGCTTTTATGACGAGTGTCTACGGAAGTACGGCAATGCGAACGTGTGGAAATTTTTCACCGATCTCTTCGACTATCTGCCACTTACTGCGCTCGTCGAGAATCAAATCTTTAGCCTCCACGGCGGTCTCTCGCCGTCAATTGATTCTCTTGATCATATACGAGCGCTCGATCGCATACAGGAGGTGCCACACGAGGGGCCCATGTGCGACTTGCTCTGGTCTGATCCTGACGATCGGGGTGGCTGGGGAATATCGCCGCGAGGTGCTGGCTACACCTTTGGCCAGGACATCTCCGAGTCATTCAATCACAATAATGGGCTCACGCTTGTCTCGCGGGCCCATCAATTAGTGATGGAG GGATATAATTGGTCACACGAGAGAAACGTTGTGACGATTTTTAGCGCGCCGAATTATTGCTATCGCTGTGGCAATCAGGCCGCCCTGATGGAGCTCGACGATGGGCTCAAGTACACCTTTCTTCAATTTGATCCAGCGCCGAGACGGGGAGAGCCGCACGTGACGCGACGCACACCTGATTATTTCCTGTGA
- the LOC136187463 gene encoding vitamin K epoxide reductase complex subunit 1-like protein 1, producing the protein MSWIGLSRSLLCFVGLVVSGYSLFVEVKKLNDPSYQALCDISEYVSCSKAFTSRYGKGFGIIGLIVGEDHFLNQPNSFLGILFYLLILISGLLRNQFLAQLIFGLVVVSNFFSIYLASILYFVLEDFCIVCFSIYVINFFLLFPTHAKLKLKSKRH; encoded by the exons ATGAGTTGGATCGGTCTAAGTCGTTCTCTGCTCTGCTTTGTCGGACTCGTTGTTTCTGGATACTCTCTTTTTGTGGAGGTGAAGAAGCTCAACGATCCTTCGTATCAAGCTCTGTGCGACATCAGCGAGTACGTGAGCTGTTCTAAGGCGTTTACGTCGAG ATATGGAAAAGGATTTGGCATCATTGGATTAATTGTTGGAGAGGATCATTTTCTAAATCAGCCCAATTCCTTTTTGGGAATATTATTCTACCTGCTAATATTGATATCTG GTCTTCTCAGGAATCAATTTCTCGCTCAACTGATATTCGGTCTCGTTGTCGTctccaatttcttttctatttatttgGCAAGCATTCTCTACTTCGTGCTAGAAGACTTCTGCATCGTATGCTTTTCAATTTACgttatcaatttttttcttctctttccgaCGCACGCAAAATTGAAACTCAAATCAAAGCGACACTAA
- the LOC136187456 gene encoding mitogen-activated protein kinase 7-like: MKRAYAIKDKAFEVNFEVDVRYKPLETIGSGAYGVVCSALDANTQERVAIKKIPKAFDVPTTAKRAYREIKILRHFKHDNVISIRDMMRPPPSPSDYRDVYVVLDLMESDLHHIIHSDQPLTDEHVRYFLYQILRGVKYIHSAGVLHRDLKPANLLINANCDLKIGDFGMARGISATADEHAHFMTEYVATRWYRAPELMLSLSRYTAAIDMWSIGCIFAEMLGRKHIFPGTNYLNQLQLILSVLGTPKPGLIEDVGAERVKSYLAKLPERSPMPLTELFPNAHLDAIHLLSQMLRLDMSERCMAEQALAHRYVEKYHDVDDEPVCSPTFDFSFDKEPLTKDDLRQRMIDEAMDYHRPRGQAAVVASNVLKSLSKKLTEKAQAKREAARTKSAASEKATSAALDPSAIREMKREESKKRKRERQAERRRQKKEEMKAKAALEAKQAPPLTESDKELLARWQNMKQNTSKHVPIAPMPATTVISVPIGTIALVSGTASNTLPIRPLGETPQSLPPIPVEIAGDSSLVTVTKLPSGVPSPHPIPARPSVPEFEKLSPQAKELVSQFIGKEDDAAAAAAAAASAGTQFPQFPDGLLNFLVTESSADGVPPPALPVTPVGSGAGYGLGVDIDDVLAPLTKRPNLQDAAPLGVLSPIRMDEAAAAAASVPPPLSASLLNDWMELSHLNPDDMEALQQELELGSDAVFTRERLD, from the exons ATGAAGCGAGCCTATGCAATCAAAGACAAAGCATTCGAAGTGAatttcgaagtcgacgtgcGCTACAAGCCGCTCGAAACGATCGGCTCGGGCGCGTACGGCGTCGTCTGCTCGGCGCTCGACGCGAACACGCAGGAGCGCGTCGCAATCAAGAAAATTCCCAAAGCGTTCGACGTTCCAACGACGGCAAAGCGAGCCTATCGCGAAATCAAGATCCTTCGCCACTTCAAACACGACAACGTGATATCGATTCGCGACATGATgcgtccgccgccgtcgccgtccgacTATCGCGACGTCtacgtcgttctcgatctAATGGAGAGCGATCTTCATCACATCATCCATTCCGATCAGCCGCTCACCGACGAGCACGTACGCTACTTTCTCTATCAGATACTGCGCGGCGTCAAGTACATTCACTCGGCCGGCGTTCTGCATCGCGATCTGAAACCGGCGAATTTGCTCATTAACGCCAATTGCGATTTGAAAATTGGCGATTTCGGCATGGCGCGCGGTATCTCGGCAACCGCCGACGAACACGCCCACTTTATGACGGAGTACGTCGCAACGCGCTGGTATCGAGCGCCCGAGCTCATGCTCTCGCTCAGCCGATACACGGCGGCTATCGACATGTGGTCCATCGGATGCATCTTCGCCGAGATGCTCGGTCGAAAGCACATTTTTCCCGGCACCAATTATCTCAATCAACTCCAGTTGATACTGAGCGTTCTCGGAACGCCGAAACCGGGTTTAATCGAGGACGTCGGCGCCGAGCGCGTCAAGTCCTATTTGGCTAAGTTGCCCGAGCGTAGTCCCATGCCGCTCACCGAACTTTTTCCTAATGCTCATCTCGATGCGATACACCTATTGAGTCAGATGCTTCGATTGGATATGAGTGAGCGGTGCATGGCCGAGCAGGCGCTTGCTCATCGATACGTGGAGAAAtatcacgacgtcgacgacgagcccgTTTGCTCGCCTACCTTTGATTTCAGTTTCGATAAGGAACCGTTGACGAAGGACGACTTGCGACAGCGAATGATTGACGAGGCAATGGACTATCATCGACCGCGCGGTCAAGCTGCGGTCGTTGCTTCCAACGTGCTCAAGTCGTTGTCGAAGAAATTGACGGAGAAGGCGCAGGCGAAGAGGGAAGCTGCGCGGACGAAGTCGGCGGCATcggaaaaggcgacgtcggcggctcTCGATCCGTCCGCTATTCGCGAGATGAAACGCGAGGAGAgcaagaagcgaaagcgcgaGCGGCAAGCGGAACGTCGTCggcagaaaaaggaagaaatgaaggcgaaggcggcgCTAGAAGCGAAACAGGCTCCGCCGCTGACCGAATCAGATAAGGAACTACTGGCTCGATGGCAGAATATGAAGCAAAATACTTCAAAACACGTTCCTATTGCGCCAATGCCGGCAACGACAGTCATATCCGTTCCGATTGGAACGATTGCGTTGGTTAGTGGGACTGCTTCGAATACTTTGCCCATACGACCTCTGGGAGAGACGCCGCAGTCGCTTCCACCAATACCTGTTGAAATTGCCGGGGATTCTTCTCTTGTGACTGTCACTAAGCTTCCGTCCGGtgtgccgtcgccgcaccCTATTCCCGCTCGTCCTTCTGTTCCCGAATTTGAGAAACTCTCGCCTCAGGCTAAGGAGCTTGTGAGTCAGTTTATTGGAAAGGAAGACGATGCCGCtgcagcggcagcagcggcggcgtcggcggggACCCAGTTTCCTCAGTTTCCTGACGGTTTGCTTAATTTTTTGGTGACAGAATCGTCTGCCGATGGCGTGCCTCCTCCTGCTCTTCCCGTTACTCCTGTTGGGTCCGGAGCGGGATATGGGCTTGGGGTGGATATTGACGACGTTTTAGCGCCGCTCACTAAGAGACCCAATCTTCAAGATGCTGCACCTTTGGGAGT TTTGAGCCCTATAAGAATGGACgaagcagcggcagcggcggcaaGTGTGCCGCCTCCACTCAGTGCCTCTCTTCTTAACGATTGGATGGAGTTGAGTCACTTGAACCCCGACGATATGGAAGCATTGCAACAGGAACTTGAACTGGGTTCCGACGCAGTGTTTACAAGGGAACGGTTAGACtag
- the LOC136187452 gene encoding ATP-binding cassette sub-family C member 9-like: protein MGSNASFCPPNDSLDTSIAITECFAYLLEFIPPTFLFLVGIPCLVFLCRKATHEARHFPLQTTRWLLLFFLVLFTLAEWGQVLLVNLNRSPTPIGVCIAPLLSLAGLVFLHCLLHLADVKQEAVYLVLFALYWALNCATRVVFVVYISVSSNWTRDDIRPYTIYVITVLCAIAFFVDVVSYATICRRRHDDDDDWPSDANDVNTTDVVFRDPYVNLYSKFTYYWVGKRLLRKGFKRPLQMSDLGKMPKTDSAKVAYETFREGWEKELAYATKKGKQTSMFRMIFRTFKKQMLYASLCLIVGLALQFYGPWAVNSIVIYAEAVKSGTVPDYSDSLTAEEFFSNGFVVAVMVTLTTILSSVLSQWHHLSMFRLGIFFRTGLQSMIYEKSLRLSGLSSADSTVSTGSIMNFMSSDARQIMMFFFFMNMTWLVPIQLLVICGLLIGEMRLAAFIALLSIALTFPISAKLSAVKVRFQKKMLGFADERMKKVNELLQGIKLIKLYAWEGPLGHAIDQLRKSEVAVLLKDSLFRSVITFLTFSTPILLPLVAFSLYPVFSDSPLTAEKAFTSLALFNLLRAPLFILPMLVSVGVAATASLGRVKEFLVAREIKSIDMQQEMREKQINNIDLARLRSAPKELRNGAEVEVCSGSFTWDPDSETPLLHDIDIAFPKGKLSMIVGRVGSGKSSLLGALLGEMHSLSGSVEWSEKDLPVAYCAQKPWILNTSLKDNILFGAPFNAERYRAVIDACSLQPDLDILPGGDETEIGEKGINLSGGQKQRVSVARALYSDLRVVVLDDPFSALDVHVGAQLFEKGIKGLLLNENRTVILATHHLQHLKEADMIAVLKGGAILTSGSYGDVARFDGNLARQLSESESMDDVESEDSSQADDETARAAPSLSKQMSRNSQVPSVEGKSERETKKEKGKLTTKEERETGAVSWRHYWAYVRASGVFLFLVAMSFAFAGNGLLVAKDFWLSRWSTDNTSDPNATTVQYYVSGFALLSTGAILATLVFSVTFAFVSVTSAKNLHHAMLVRIVQAPMRFFDTTPVGRILNRFSSDTKILDQQLPWTIETMTQTFGRVVASFIVQSVVTVYFLIIGLPVLVIFYLIQRYFRTSSREIQRLESISRSPVFAHFSEVLGGLSTIRAYRWQNQFRTKLYSGINNNALSFLFLQTANRWLGTRLDFLGAIVVLSASISSLLVAVNGQISPGLVGLSVTYSLSTSIMLNWLVRVSTETENHMNCVERLQHYSRLDIEPQPSSAVANPPQAWPKSGRIEFKNVSARYSQDSGAVLHSINTVIRDGEKIGICGRTGSGKSSLTLSLFRLVDIFEGSIVLDGVDIAQVALPRLRSSIAIIPQDPVLFTGTVRYNLDPFGYWTDKRLWEVLDIAQLKSLVSDLKNGLESSIAEGGENFSVGERQLFCLARALLRQSRILVLDEATASVDAETDAIVQKVIRSAFSDKTVLTVAHRVATIMDSDRLLVLDEGKVIENDSPENLLENSESLFASLVNNSQNN from the exons ATGGGCAGCAACGCGTCGTTCTGTCCGCCGAACGACTCCCTCGACACTAGCATCGCTATTACAGAATGCTTTGCCTATCTTCTCGAATTCATACCACCTACattcctctttctcgtcggcaTTCCCTGTCTCGTCTTTTTATGTCGCAAAGCGACGCACGAGGCGCGACATTTCCCGCTGCAAACAACACGATGGTtactcctcttcttcctcgtcctctTTACGCTCGCCGAATGGGGCCAAGTCCTTCTCGTCAATCTCAATCGGTCTCCGACGCCGATCGGCGTCTGCATCgctcctcttctctctctcgccggtctcgtctttcttcactGTCTCCTTcatctcgccgacgtcaagCAGGAAGCAGTCTATCTCGTACTCTTCGCTCTCTATTGGGCGCTGAATTGCGCCacgcgcgtcgttttcgtcgtctacaTTTCGgtttcgtcgaattggaCTCGAGACGATATACGACCCTATACGATCTATGTCATAACGGTCTTGTGTGCCatcgccttcttcgtcgacgtcgttagCTACGCGACG atttgtcgtcgtcgtcacgacgacgatgatgattgGCCGAGCGAcgccaatgacgtcaatacgaccgacgtcgtctttcgtgACCCCTATGTGAATTTGTACTCAAAATTCACCTACTATTGGGTTGGGAAGCGTTTGCTGCGCAAGGGATTCAAGCGACCCCTGCAGATGTCTGATCTCGGGAAAATGCCGAAG accGATTCAGCTAAAGTGGCCTATGAGACTTTTCGAGAGGGATGGGAAAAAGAATTG GCTTACGCAACAAAGAAAGGCAAACAGACGTCTATGTTCCGCATGATCTTTCGCACCTTTAAGAAGCAAATGCTCTATGCTTCCCTATGTCTGATTGTTGGTCTTGCACTCCAATTCTATGGACCGTGGGCCGTGAATAGCATTGTCATATACGCTGAAGCTGTCAAGAGTGGAACAGTGCCAGAC TATTCAGATTCTTTGACAGCGGAAGAGTTCTTCTCAAACGGCTTTGTCGTCGCTGTGATGGTTACTTTAACGACCATCCTTTCCAGTGTCTTGAGTCAGTGGCATCACTTGAGCATGTTTCGACTTGGCATCTTTTTTCGAACCGGGCTTCAG TCCATGATTTACGAAAAGTCGCTGAGGCTGTCGGGACTTAGTAGTGCAGATTCGACTGTCAGCACGGGATCAATTATGAATTTCATGTCAAGCGATGCTCGACAAATTAtgatgtttttctttttcatgaACATGACGTGGCTCGTACCTATTCAG CTTCTTGTTATCTGTGGTCTGCTGATTGGTGAAATGAGACTAGCTGCATTTATTGCGCTTCTTTCCATCGCCTTGACGTTTCCAATTAGCGCCAAATTGTCGGCGGTGAAAGTTCgctttcagaaaaaaatgctt GGATTCGCGGACGAAAGGATGAAGAAAGTGAACGAACTTCTGcag GGTATCAAGCTCATTAAATTGTACGCATGGGAGGGGCCCCTCGGTCACGCTATCGACCAACTACGAAAGTCCGAAGTTGCCGTCTTGTTAAAAGACTCGCTATTCCGATCCGTCATCA CTTTCCTGACCTTCTCAACTCCTATCCTCCTTCCGCTCGTT GCTTTCTCTCTTTATCCGGTTTTCTCGGATTCTCCTCTGACTGCCGAGAAGGCATTCACCTCTTTGGCCTTGTTCAATCTCCTTCGTGCGCCCCTTTTCATACTGCCCATGTTGGTCAGCGTGGGCGTCGCTGCAACTGCTAGCTTGGGTCGGGTCAAAGAATTTCTCGTGGCTCGTGAGATCAAGTCAATAGACATGCAACAGGAGATGAGAGAGAAGCAGATCAATAATATTGATTTGGCGCGACTGCGTTCTGCGCCAAAGGAACTTCGAAATGGTGCAGAAGTTGAA GTCTGTTCTGGCTCTTTTACGTGGGATCCTGATAGTGAAACACCTCTGCTTCACGACATTGATATTGCTTTTCCTAAAG GAAAGTTGTCGATGATTGTTGGTCGCGTGGGATCGGGAAAGTCGTCGCTTTTAGGCGCTTTGTTAGGAGAAATGCACTCGCTTTCGGGAAGTGTTGAGTGGAGCGAGAA AGATTTACCTGTCGCTTATTGCGCTCAAAAACCGTGGATACTGAACACGTCGCTTAAGGACAACATTCTTTTTGGAGCTCCTTTTAATGCAGAGAG ATATAGAGCTGTTATTGACGCTTGCTCGCTGCAACCTGATCTTGATATCTTACCAGGTGGAGACGAAACCGAAATTGGGGAAAAG GGCATTAATTTGAGCGGAGGGCAAAAGCAACGAGTTAGCGTAGCAAGAGCTTTGTACTCAGACCTCAGGGTCGTCGTGTTG GATGATCCCTTTTCGGCGTTAGACGTTCATGTCGGCGCTCAGCTGTTCGAGAAAGGCATCAAAGGTTTGCTGTTGAACGAAAATCGGACTGTCATTCTGGCGACTCATCACTTGCAGCATCTGAAAGAAGCTGACATG ATTGCCGTGTTGAAAGGCGGTGCGATTTTGACTAGCGGTTCGTACGGCGACGTTGCTCGATTTGACGGCAATCTGGCCCGTCAGTTGAGCGAGTCCGAGAGCATGGACGACGTGGAAAGCGAGGACAGCAGTCAAGCGGACGACGAGACCGCAAGAGCAGCGCCCTCTCTTTCCAAACAGATGAGCAGGAACAGTCAAGTTCCATCAGTTGAAGGAAAGAGCGaaagagagacgaaaaaag AGAAGGGCAagttgacgacgaaggaggaAAGAGAAACCGGAGCTGTGTCGTGGAGACACTACTGGGCTTACGTTCGCGCCAGCGGCGTGTTTCTCTTCCTAGTCGCCATGTCCTTTGCTTTTGCAGGCAATGGGCTGTTAGTAGCCAAAGATTTCTGGCTGTCCAGATGGTCCACGGACAATACGAGTGACCCAAACGCA ACGACAGTTCAGTATTACGTCAGCGGCTTCGCTCTTTTGTCGACCGGTGCTATTTTAGCAACTCTGGTCTTTTCGGTCACCTTCGCTTTTGTCTCcgtgacgtcggcgaaaaatCTTCATCATGCAATGCTCGTTCGAATCGTCCAGGCTCCAATGAG ATTCTTTGACACGACTCCCGTCGGTCGAATTCTCAACCGATTTTCGTCGGACACAAAAATTCTCGATCAG CAATTGCCTTGGACAATAGAGACGATGACTCAGACTTTTGGTCGCGTCGTGGCGTCTTTTATCGTTCAATCCGTCGTCACCGTCTACTTTCTCATCATCGGACTTCCCGTTCTCGTCATCTTCTATTTGATACAGCGATACTtcaggacgtcgtcgagggaGATTCAGCGACTCGAGAGCATCAGCCGGTCGCCTGTATTCGCGCACTTCTCCGAAGTTCTTGGCGGCCTGTCAACGATCAGAGCCTACAG ATGGCAAAATCAATTTAGGACGAAACTTTATTCCGGGATAAATAATAATGCGttgtcttttctctttcttcaaacGGCCAATCGTTGGCTGGGAACGAGGCTG GATTTTTTGGGAGCGATAGTTGTTCTTAGTGCGTCTATCAGCTCCTTACTTGTAGCAGTGAATGGACAAATCAGTCCGGGTCTTGTTGGCCTCTCTGTTACTTATTCTCTTTCG ACTTCTATAATGCTAAACTGGCTCGTACGAGTGTCGACCGAAACCGAAAATCACATGAATTGCGTGGAACGACTTCAGCATTATTCGCGCTTGGATATTGAGCCACAGCCgtcttcag CCGTTGCAAATCCTCCTCAAGCATGGCCAAAGAGTGGTCGCATAGAGTTCAAAAACGTTTCCGCGCGATACTCTCAAGATTCGGGTGCCGTCTTGCATAGCATTAATACTGTAATAAGGGACGGAGAAAAG ATTGGAATATGCGGACGAACTGGAAGcggaaaatcgtcgctcaCATTGTCGCTCTTTAGACTTGTTGATATTTTCGAAG GTTCCATAGTTCTGGATGGCGTAGACATTGCTCAAGTTGCTCTGCCTCGATTGCGTTCTAGCATTGCTATTATACCGCAAGATCCCGTTTTGTTCACGGGCACCGTTCG ATACAATCTGGATCCCTTTGGTTACTGGACCGACAAAAGACTGTGGGAAGTATTGGATATTGCTCAACTCAAGTCTTTGGTGTCAGATTTGAAGAATGGGCTAG AGTCCAGTATTGCTGAGGGAGGCGAAAATTTTAGCGTTGGAGAACGACAG CTCTTTTGTTTGGCTCGAGCATTGCTTCGCCAGAGCCGCATTCTCGTTTTGGATGAAGCAACAGCCTCGGTCGACGCAGAAACG gATGCTATTGTTCAAAAAGTTATTCGAAGTGCATTTTCTGATAAAACTGTCTTGACCGTGGCG CACCGAGTAGCGACTATTATGGATTCGGATCGTCTTCTAGTGTTGGATGAGGGAAAAGTAATTGAAAACGATTCTCCAGAAAATCTGCTAGAAAACTCGGAAAGTTTGTTTGCCAGCTTGGTAAACAATTCTCAGAACAATTAG
- the LOC136187460 gene encoding THO complex subunit 5 homolog: MPPKRRASTKATQQAPPEPKKPKVVPEDVVEPMETDGTPGPSISKEFSNTCQKLEAVLDQVNEIKKKDSPSESDLAECSRNASLHVITLRRLNRAGQVRCKAARDKTIRSRQEIDGLHLQLQNLLYHVMHLQGEIRECRDFKSRDGDILLVGEDEFYRDAPASISCPDETKGNDHKKMLARLHWELEQRKSLTRQLSEADLEKSAVVKDIDTKKAILSSLQPQLDSVMKATLPVQELMSMPFAQMRVQQKLAYHLPEPLYVLFVQLSAYKEALDQEVVVSVEGELEEAKLALSALKSRQTGSESDSDNEQPVHVSGKRKKRRKTIDETLLQKRADLLKLFPLSVRLVVKDQDMTLQIDFQFVMALEIVSAKVDLNTPLGGAVLKSETFLSWLFPDDDGLASPNPANQFKLRKLGIDGDLFASFVNEMGIPYKWAQRLAGLNFSPEKRPFTSTATSSSTIEVLMKEIRTRIGSRIALQEQLNRLDSLELIDIPAEAAHCFPGQVNTDLTGWQVINWDSVSENALTNGWIERGLIKQNDYFFEATFKNGTTEFKTVVSISPQYPSVAPAFIVSKNGVGAGEDCDIKGLEAEVNVHYPELVFSCLPKWLLSLQIKRLMMCFDIYAECESSEREKIYFRVSRGKDRSRPYVYDSEKGIFTQR; the protein is encoded by the exons ATGCCTCCCAAGCGAAGAGCGAGCACGAAAGCGACCCAACAGGCTCCCCCCGAGCCGAAGAAACCTAAAGTAGTGCCTGAAGACGTCGTGGAACCAATGGAGACAGATGGGACCCCCGGGCCGTCGATTTCCAAGGAGTTCTCGAATACGTGCCAAAAACTCGAAGCCGTGCTCGACCAAGTaaacgaaataaagaagaaagattCGCCGTCG GAATCGGATTTAGCGGAATGCAGCAGAAACGCCTCTCTTCACGTCATAACGCTGCGACGGCTCAATAGGGCGGGGCAAGTGCGCTGCAAGGCGGCGAGAGACAAGACGATTCGATCGCGACAGGAAATCGACGGACTTCATCTCCAATTGCAAAATCTTCTCTATCACGTGATGCATCTTCAGGGAGAAATTCGCGAATGTCGAGATTTTAA GTCGAGAGATGGCGACATTCTGTTGGTTGGCGAGGACGAGTTCTATCGTGACGCTCCGGCATCCATATCATGCCCC gacgAAACAAAGGGAAATGATCACAAGAAGATGCTCGCTCGGCTTCATTGGGAGTTAGAGCAAAGGAAGAG TTTGACTCGTCAACTTTCTGAAGCGGATTTGGAAAAGAGTGCTGTAGTGAAAGATATCGAcacgaagaaagcgattctATCTAGCCTTCAACCTCAGCTCGACTCAGTCATGAAA GCGACTCTTCCCGTTCAAGAACTCATGTCGATGCCTTTTGCTCAGATGAGAGTGCAGCAAAAATTGGCCTATCATCTGCCAGA ACCACTTTACGTTCTGTTTGTGCAACTTTCTGCCTATAAAGAAGCTCTGG ACCAAGAGGTGGTTGTATCCGTCGAAGGAGAACTCGAAGAAGCAAAGCTAGCCTTATCTGCACTGAAATCACGCCAAACTG GCAGCGAATCGGATTCGGACAATGAGCAGCCCGTCCACGTGTctggaaagagaaag AAACGAAGGAAGACGATTGACGAGACTTTACTGCAAAAGCGAGCGGACTTGCTGAAACTCTTTCCACTGTccgttcgtctcgtcgtgaAAGACCAAG ACATGACGCTTCAGATTGACTTTCAGTTCGTCATGGCACTAGAGATCGTCTCCGCTAAAGTCGATCTAAATACGCCTCTAGGAGG AGCTGTTTTGAAATCCgaaacttttctttcttggtTATTTCCGGATGATGACGGCCTAGCGTCGCCCAATCCCGCGAATCAATTTAAGCTTAGGAAGCTTGG AATTGACGGCGATCTTTTTGCGTCGTTTGTCAACGAAATGGGCATACCTTACAAGTGGGCCCAGCGACTTGCTGGCTTGAATTTTAGTCCAGAAAAACGCCCTTTC ACGTCTACAGCGACGTCTTCTAGTACAATAGAAGTTCTAATGAAGGAAATTCGCACCAGGATAGGAAGCAGAATAGCTCTTCAAGAGCAACTGAATCGTCTTG ATTCTCTTGAATTGATTGACATTCCCGCGGAAGCTGCGCATTGCTTTCCTGGTCAAGTCAATACCGACTTGACTGGATGGCAAGTGATCAACTGGGACTCCGTTTCG GAAAATGCGCTGACCAACGGCTGGATCGAACGCGGTCTCATCAAACAGAACGACTACTTCTTTGAAGCCACATTCAAAAACGGCACAA CTGAATTCAAAACCGTGGTGTCCATCAGCCCTCAATACCCCAGCGTAGCTCCGGCTTTTATAGTTTCAAAGAATGGCGTAGGCGCGGGCGAAGACTGCGATATTAAG GGATTAGAGGCCGAGGTGAACGTTCACTATCCTGAGTTGGTTTTTTCGTGCTTGCCAAAGTGGTTGCTTTCCTTGCAGATAAAGCGACTCATG ATGTGTTTCGATATCTACGCGGAGTGCGAGTCGtccgaaagagaaaagatctACTTCCGGGTTTCTAG GGGTAAGGATCGATCAAGGCCGTACGTTTACGACTCCGAAAAGGGCATTTTTACCCAGCGTTAA